A genomic window from Acinetobacter sp. 10FS3-1 includes:
- a CDS encoding recombinase family protein → MTVRIYVRASTKDQDAERALDDLRKFALTIKADVKEYVENESGTKLDRPVLNRLLDESRNGDTLLVESVDRLSRLSQNDFDVLKGRIKEKGLKLVVADLPTTHMLVNSSDNITSSILNLVNNMLIDLLATMARLDNDKRRERIKQGLKRSGYKPTGKKADTAKHARIKELNAKGLIKEEIAKAVGCGVATVYRVLKG, encoded by the coding sequence ATGACAGTTCGAATCTACGTAAGAGCAAGTACAAAAGACCAAGATGCAGAAAGAGCATTAGACGATTTAAGAAAGTTTGCCTTAACCATAAAAGCTGATGTGAAAGAGTATGTAGAGAACGAATCAGGTACAAAACTAGATCGTCCTGTATTGAATAGATTATTAGATGAATCAAGAAATGGAGATACGTTGTTAGTTGAAAGCGTAGACCGTTTATCTAGACTATCTCAAAATGATTTTGATGTATTGAAAGGTCGCATTAAAGAAAAAGGATTAAAGCTAGTTGTTGCTGATCTACCGACTACACACATGCTTGTTAATTCAAGCGACAACATTACAAGCTCTATTCTAAATCTTGTAAATAACATGCTCATAGACCTGTTAGCCACTATGGCACGTTTAGACAATGACAAGCGTAGAGAGCGAATTAAACAAGGTTTAAAAAGAAGCGGATACAAACCTACAGGCAAAAAAGCTGATACAGCTAAACATGCTAGAATTAAAGAATTGAATGCTAAAGGCTTAATAAAAGAAGAAATAGCAAAGGCTGTAGGGTGTGGCGTTGCTACTGTATATAGAGTTTTAAAAGGATAG
- a CDS encoding endonuclease/exonuclease/phosphatase family protein, which produces MEMPLTDSHLVVNNSDLKIIIWNAQISSARSPVDQRNWRISKRFISSMIFQGIDFFGIVEIDENSVGYLNSIFTRFDLPYRVANGTQKRGNTRFDTCIIYRSDKFALILTPNNQDCENTDSSYKGEFSKSGQKYDFWDLNNQEMLSFVLVHWPSILTPEIHKVREKVAQNLRFHLDNWLSQNSNIIITGDFNTEPYCTSLTEDLCSFREPKSPSRSKNGFELLYNPSWNLLNVPPPLSIPLPYPALGTYFYKQKNHQHWFNFDQVMFAKNLIEGESGWKYAENSLKILNLFDLTNSKERWSDHLPIQFNLTWRS; this is translated from the coding sequence ATGGAAATGCCATTAACTGACTCACATTTAGTTGTGAATAATTCTGATCTAAAAATAATTATATGGAATGCCCAAATAAGTTCAGCTAGGTCACCGGTAGATCAGCGAAATTGGAGAATTAGCAAGCGTTTTATTTCTAGTATGATTTTTCAAGGAATTGATTTCTTTGGAATAGTAGAAATAGACGAAAACTCAGTAGGATATTTGAATAGTATTTTCACTCGTTTTGATCTTCCATATAGAGTCGCAAATGGTACTCAAAAAAGAGGAAATACTAGATTTGATACCTGCATCATCTATCGTTCAGATAAATTTGCGCTAATCCTTACCCCTAATAACCAAGATTGTGAAAATACAGATTCAAGTTATAAAGGAGAGTTTTCTAAAAGTGGTCAAAAATATGACTTTTGGGATCTCAATAATCAAGAAATGTTAAGCTTCGTATTAGTGCATTGGCCCAGCATATTGACACCCGAAATTCATAAAGTAAGAGAGAAAGTTGCTCAAAACTTAAGGTTTCATCTCGATAACTGGCTATCCCAAAATAGTAATATTATTATTACTGGAGACTTTAATACTGAACCATATTGCACTAGCCTAACAGAAGATTTGTGCAGCTTTCGAGAGCCTAAATCTCCAAGTCGAAGCAAAAATGGATTTGAACTTCTTTATAATCCATCTTGGAATTTATTGAATGTTCCCCCTCCTTTAAGCATTCCATTACCATATCCAGCTCTCGGCACTTACTTTTACAAACAAAAAAACCATCAGCATTGGTTTAACTTCGATCAAGTTATGTTTGCTAAAAATTTAATAGAAGGGGAATCAGGATGGAAGTATGCTGAGAATTCACTAAAAATATTAAATCTTTTTGATCTTACAAACTCTAAAGAGCGTTGGTCTGATCACTTACCAATCCAATTTAACCTTACTTGGAGATCATAA